In Gadus morhua chromosome 5, gadMor3.0, whole genome shotgun sequence, the genomic stretch cggggggggaggggagcactggggggggggtcacatatCAATCAACCTGAATCTATTGATCTGTGTTCACAAACACATAATGTCATATTCGAGTCtataagatttaaaaaaaaatgtatctaataataatatccaatacaacaaacataatataataaataacatCAAGGTCTATAATGAtgcaatacaaaataataataataataagaagaagaagaagaagaagaataagaaTACTATTATAatctaataataaataacataatataataatatgataataaaaaataccttTAATGTAGACCGTTCCTGTCCGAGACACCGTGATCCCTTTTGCATTGTGGGCTTCACAGTAAAAGTTAATGCTGGAGTTCACCcctgatggacagacagacacgaagacagacagtcagtcaggcagacagacaggcaaggaAAGGGCAGATTGGTATTTTGTGGTAGTCTGGGTGTTGAAACAAACATAATTTGAACATGCATAAGTAAAAGTGCATTAGGATTAGATTTAAGAGCTTTTATTTGAGTGTGACTTGTTCGAAATAACACAGCTATccatcagccacacacacacacacacacacacacacacacacacacacacacacacacacacacacacacacacacacacacacacacacacacacacacacacacacacacacacacacacacacacgtgttttaAACATAACTAATAAACACGGCGTCTGTCATGTTCTAGAATGAAGCGAAGACATCATCTTGTTCCAGTAAGAGGCTACTTCCTGTTTGTCCACCCGGAGTGATCTATTGGCTGACAGGAAGCGCCCAGCATCCAATCGCTCTATTTATAGCGACCACACCCGTCCCTCCGACGGCCGTACCCGGCTACGCTACCTAGCATGTAGCATAGTGCGACTCATAGACACAGAGaataatggagggagggagggagggagggggagagagggagggggagatggcaGAGAGGCAGgataagaggaagagagagaggagagagaggggagaggagagaagaagagagagaagagagagaggggagagaagggggagaggtagagagagaggggagcggagagcagggggagaggagaagagaggaagagagagaggaagagagaggaagagagagaggggagatagtagaagagaggaagagtgacagggaagagagagaggaagagagagaagaagagagaggggggagaggagaggaagagagactgaCCTGGGACATggaggacggagggagagggggagggtcccCCGGCTGcggccccccccacccaccacaccacctccaccggctCGGGGGGGCCCACGGCCGAGCAGCGGAGGTCAAAGGGCACGCCGGGCAGGGTCGACACATCCTGGGGGTCCTGGAGGAAGTGGGGGACCcctggagggaaggagagaggagggggagagagagagaggagggggagagaggagagaaaggagggggagagaggagagagaggagggggagagagaggaggagaggagaggaagaaagaggagaggtgagaggtgagaggagaggagaggagaggagaggagaggagaggagaggagaggagaggagaggagaggagaggagaggaggaggagagagggaggaggagagaggagatgagaggagaggagaggaggggagaggaggaggagagatggaggaggagagagggaggaggagaggtatcTGGTTAAACACTGGTACATTCCAGTATGTTCTGGGTCCTTGTTGTGTTGGGTGCGTTTGATTCGTTACCTTCCACCGTGACCCAGGctggctgggaggtggaggtgatgctgTGGAAGTCCACCTCACACCAGTACACCCCCGCGTCCTGCTGCTGGACCGACTTCACACTGCAGAACCAGAACCGCCATCGTTAGAACCACAACCGCAAGAACCATCACTACATCAGAACCAGAACTACATTAGAACCATCACTACAGCAGAACCGGTAACAATGCAGACCTTTATTCCATCAGTTCTCTCTTGAGTGAGCAGAGTGTGTGCTACTGCCCATTGTCCCATGATGCCCCACAGGACTTACAGAACTTAGAGACACCTCCTCCTTCCAGGGTCCATGACATCATGATCACACGGTCAACACATTCCACTAACCCTATGCCATGTAAGCCCCAGATTAGCATCCGACGCTAGCCCCAGGTTAGCATCAAGCCCCAGGTTAGCATCAGGCGCTAGCCCCAGGTTAGCATCAAGCCCCAGGGTAGCATCAAGCCCCAGGTTAGCATCAAGCCCCAGGTTAGCATCAGGCGCTAGCCCCAGGTTAAAATCAAGCCCCAGGTTAGCATCAGACACTAGCCCCAGGTTAGCATCAGACACTAGCCCCAGGTTAGCATCAAGCCCCAGGTTAGCATCAGACTCTAGCCCCAGGTTAGCATCAGACGCCAGCCCCAGGTTAGCATCAAGCCCCAGGTTAGCATCAGACACTGGACCCAGGTTAGCATAAGGCGCTAGCCCCAGGTTAGCATCAGACGCTCACCCCAGGTTAGCATCAGACGCTAGCCCTAGGTACGCATCATGAAGCGCTACATATGGTATATCGTTTTTAGTATATAGTGTAAAGTGTGTAGTATAAAgtgtatagtgtatatatactgtagtaAATAGTGTGTAGTACAtagtatatagtgtatatatagtgTACTAGTTCTCCCAGGGCAGGTCTCCCAGTGTAAGGGTGTATAGTGTAGTATATATTGTGTAGTATATAGTGTATATGGTATATAATCTGTAGTATGTCTCCCAGTGTGAGGttgtatatagtatagtatatatgttatataaccTGTAGTAGGTCTCCCAGTGTGAGGttgtatatagtatagtatatagggTATATAACCTGTAGTAGGTCACCCAGTGTGAGGttgtatatagtatagtatatagggTATATAACCTGTAGTAGGTCTCCCAGTGTGAGGTTGTATATAGTGTAGTATATAGGGTAGATAACCTGTAGTAGGTCTCCCAGTGTGAGGTTGTATATAGTGTAGTATATAGGGTATATAACCTGTAGTAGGTCTCCCAGTGTGAGGttgtatatagtatagtatatagggTATATAACCTGTAGTAGGTCTCCCAGTGTGAGGttgtatatagtatagtatatagggTAGATAACCTGTAGTATGTCTCCCAGTGCAGGTCTCCCAGTGTGAGGttgtatatagtatagtatagggTATATAACCTGTAGTAGGTCTCCCAGTGTGAGGTTGTACTgtgtatatagtatagtatatagggTATATAATCTGTAGTAGGTCTCCCAGTGTGAGGttgtatatagtatagtatatagggTATATAACCTGTAGTATGTCTCCCAGTGCAGGTCTCCCAGTGTGAGGttgtatatagtatagtatatagggTATATAACCTGTAGTTTGTCTCCAAGTCTGAGGTTGTACTGTGTATATAGTATACAGGGTATATAACCTGTTGTAGGTCTCCCAGTGTGAGGttgtatatagtatagtatatagggTATATAACCTGTAGTAGGTCTCCCAGTGTGAGGttgtatatagtatagtatatagggTAGATAACCTGTAGTAGGTCTCCCAGTGTGAGgttgtatatagtatataggGTAGATAACCTGTAGTAGGTCTCCCAGTGCAGGTCTCCCAGTGTGAGGttgtatatagtatagtatatagggTAGATAACCTGTAGTAGGTCTCCCAGTGCAGGTCTCCCAGTGTGAGGTTGTATAGAGTATAGTATATAGGGTAGATAACCTGTAGTAGGTCTCCCAGTGCAGGTCTCCCAGTGTGAGGttgtatatagtatagtatatagggTAGATAACCTGTAGTAGGTCTCCCAGTGCAGGTCTCCCAGTGTGAGGTTGTATAGAGTACAGTATAAAGGGTAGATAACCTGTAGTAGGTCTCCCAGTGCAGGTCTCCCAGTGTGAGGTTGTATAGAGTATAGTATATAGGGTAGATAACCTGTAGTAGGTCTCCCAGTGCAGGTCTCCCAGTGTGAAGTGCATCTGGTCATTGATGTGGACCTTGACTCCATCCTTCCTCCAGGAGATGTCGGCCTCGCTGATCCCCTCCACGGCACAGCCCAGGCGGACCGAGTTCCCCTGGCTCACCGTCTGGTTGGCGGGGTGCCTGGTGAACACCACCCCTGAGCCCGCCCctaagggtggaggaggagggagggtgagagtcGGTCTCACTCCCCTGGTgaacaggcagagggagagagtgagtctgtctcactcccctggtgaacaggcagagggagagagtgagagtcggTCTCActcctctgtctcactcccctggtgaacaggcagagggagagtgagagtctgtctcactcccctggtgaacaggcagagggagagggtgagcgtCGGTCTCACTCCTATGTCTCACTCCCCTGGTgaacaggcagagggagagtctgtctcactcctctggtgaacaggcagagggagagtcTGTCTCACTCCTCTGGTGAACACCACccctgctggtggaggagggagagagtgagagtctgTCTCACTCCTCAACCACCCCGGACCCAGCCCATgggttggaggagaagggagagagtgagtctttctcgctctcattttcaccgtctcctctccccttttaTTTAAGTATAAAAAACTGCTGTACAAATGACCGATATTCTTTCAGAGTATTCAAAATAAATCCACAAAAGTTAAGACATAAACAATGGCTTCCGTGTGCCCCTCTTCCTCTGACCTCACGTTAAACGATAACATCATTAACGACGTCTCATTAAAAGAGATCCCGTCAAGAGGGCGACTTCACGAGGTAATTGGTGGAGCAAGTGGCCACTAtctaaccacacacatacacctattCTCTGAATGGAGGGTTTATCTCTAGATCCTGCGGTCGTTGGGTTTCACGTCACGTCGTCGGTAAACACTCCGCAGTAGACTACCAATCCCGCAGTGTATGAGCCGTGTTAACTAGTTCAACCCTTTACCCCACCAGCAAACCCTCTCTCCTAGTGACCTCCAGCCCCTATGCCGAGCAGGTCAACGACCTGTCCAAGACCAGCTGGAAGTCACAGTTAGAACTAGTTAGTTAGATAAATACTAACAGCAGTAAATCAGTGTAAGCACTAGTTATTTACTTATAACTAACTAACAGCAGTAAGTCAGTTAGCAGTAGTTAGTTAGCTAGATACTAACTAACAGCAGTAAGTCCGTCTTAGCACTAGTTAATTAGTTCTGAGTAGTGATCTGTTAAGTCTGGGACCGGGGATCCAGGAGGAGGACTTACGGCAGACCCCGTCCTGGGTCTGGAGGAGGACGACGGGGACCCACCACCACAGCCTCATGGTTCCATGGCTCCTGAAGTCCACTTTAACTCTTCAATCCACTGGTCCAACTTTGTACCAGTCAACAACAGGGGCAACAATCCCAGTCCATCCAATCTCTGGTCCCCAAACCCCGACTCGGGATAAACCAGACCCGGAGCTTCGACTCGGTCCTTTGTGTTCTGTTCCACTTGTTTGTTGTTCGCTGCGGGACGCGGCGGCTCCGCGGAGGAATGCGACGGGAGGGGAGCGAGCGCGGCCGGGATCTGCGCATgcgcgccccctgctggaggatAAGGCTTCCTGCGATGAGTGATCGATGACGCATcggtgattgattgattgattgatcacCTGAGGCCATTCCGATAGACCTTGGGTTATCAATTTACTCAGCACGCACTAGTGAGCACCCACCAACAGCCAGAGCCGGTTACAGTCATTAATTATAGTTTGATTAGAGACTATATTTATGATTCAAACTGCATTCATTCCCACAGGATCACCAtgagtggagggtggaggttctaGTCATTCGTGATTTTATTAATGGATATATTACAATGCAACAGCTTTTAAATAACACTTTCCGTTTTGAGGCATCCATAATTTACAAGTTATACACGCGGTCAGACTAGTAGTGTTCTGTTAAACTGGGAAAAGAGGTGTTGGAAAACATTAGGAAGCAAAACTCCTTCAATGAAACGTATGATTAGTTCAATAACCTGTTTCACAGTGTGATTAATGTGTTCCCAAATGCATATTTCAGTGAGGTGTGCCAACCGACCGCTCCCATCAATACTCTGTTAGCATTAGCTTTAGCTGGACGGCCTCACATTTGCAGAACATTCCCAGTACAACTTGGCTGAAACTCTGGGTTTAAAGTGAGGTTAAAATCATAAAGGAAAGGAACAAAGGAATATAACATCTCTGAGATCATAGTTAATACCTCGTTACCCACGGTTAAACGGactgctgagtgtgtgtgtgtgtgtgtgtgtgtgtgtgtgtgtgtgtgtggtctgtgtgtgtgtgtgtgtgtgtgtgtgtgtgtgtgtgtgtgtgtgtgtgtgtgtgtgtgtgtgtgtgtgtgtgtgtgtgtgtatagtgtgttttCGCGGTGTCCAGGTGTCGTCTTGGCGGGGGTATCTTGCTGGTCTCTGTAGCCTGAGTCTTTATGAATAAAGTTTGATTTGAAGCGCGGGCAGCTggtaggggtcagaggtcggacGTCCTCCTGACCTCTCAGGAGAACTTCTTCTTGGTGGCTGTGAAGCGCTCCATGTACTGGAAGACAACACAAAACATTCAGTACTACAAAGAGTACTGCGCTACTATGGTAGGGTCAGGCTACCGTGGTAATACTGTGGTAGAACTGTAGTCTTATCGTACTGAAGTATTATCGTACTGTATTAGTACTGTAGTAGAACTGTAGCATTATAGCACTGTAGTGTTATTGTACTGTAGCAGtacagtagtactgtagtattatAGTACTGTAGTATTACTGTAGTATTATGGTACTGTAGGAGTACTGTAGCATTATAGCACTGTAGGAGTACTGTAGTATTAtggtactgtagtagtactTTAGTAGTAGTGTAGTATTATGGTTCTGTAGCAGTACTTTAGTAGTAGTGTAGTATTATGGTACTGTAGTAGTAGTTTAGTAGTAGTGTAGTATTATGGTACTGTAGTAGTACAGTAGAAGTACTGTAGTATTATGGTTCTGTAGCAGTACTGTAGTATTAtggtactgcagtagtacagtagtagtCCTGTGGGATTAtggtactgcagtagtactgtggtagtactgtagtattatggtactgtagtagtactgcagtagtactgtagtattatGGTACTgtagcagtactgcagtagtactgtagtattatGGTACTgtagcagtactgcagtagtactgtagtattatGGTACTgtagcagtactgcagtagtactgtagtattatGGTACTGTagcagtactgtagtagtactgtagtattatggtactgcagtagtacagtaaTAGTCCTGTGGGATTAtggtactgtagtagtactgtgGTAGTACTGTAGTATTAGGTACTGTGGGAGTCCTGTGGGATTAGTACCTGCTCgtatccctccagctccctcatCCTCTTGACCTGGAAGAGGTTCCCCTCCAGCGAGAGCAGGGagacctgtgattggctgaggatgGCGACGGGGATGGAGGAGAGCTCCAGGCAGTTCTCCTCCAGGCGCAGCACCTTGAGGCGCGGGGAGCGGCCCACCTCAGCACTCACCTCCGAGATCTGGGGACGGAGGGTACGGGGGTGAATACCTGGTCCCTGGTACCTGGTTAGTCCCTGGTACGGGGGTGAATACCTGGTCCCTGGTACCTGGTTAGTCCCTGGTACGGGGGTGAATACCTGGTCCCTGGTACCTGGTTAGTCCCTGGTACGGGGGTGAATACCTGGTCCCTGGTTAGTACCTGGTACGGGGGTGAATACCTGGTCCCTGGTACCTGGTTAGTACCTGGTACGGGGGTGAATACCTGGTCCCTGGTACCTGGTTAGTACCTGGTACGGGGGTGAATACCTGGTCCCTGGTACCTGGTTAGTACCTGGTACGGGGGTGAATACCTGGTCCCTGGTACCTGGTTAGTACCTGGTACGGGGGTGAATACCTGGTCCCTGGTTAGTACCTGGTACGGGGGTGAATACCTGGTCCCTGGTACCTGGTTAGTACCTGGTACGGGGGTGAATACCTGGtaactagggctgtaacgatacacgtatcgaaaccgaaattgcgacactcaaagccacaaacctgtctcgcggtgtgtgAAGGCAGatcgcgatacgccctttctaactctccggtcaaattgtctgattgaaatttgctaataatttgtctaaataatagtctgctgacaccgctcctcttatcgatgccgtaGGTCTGCGatgagatgccctctctgtggtgacagctctccgtggctacggaggattgcatttctccacagccgtcgaagtcctcacaTGCGATAAGAACGACATTTAGCCAGAGTGGGCCAAGTGCGAAAAAatagcctgtgtgatcctgtctctattgttttgtgtgcttggaccggcagttggtctgcttataggtcggaatgaagcggccaccgattattgacaggatggatactttattctaccggactcgctcgattcttcactagacacacacacacacacaccctaccgctcgctctcctcgctcgtccactcactcgctgacgtcactcacacacacacatacgcacactgccattctcgcgcacccACAAACGCTACTCTTAACACTATGGCTCGTTATTGCGAATCGGATATTTTGACTAATTTGACTAAAccaccaaactagttgagggtttttgcctacctgcaagcatcctccaactgcaatctttggttatttatttattaatttagctatactattagtattctttctgttcaaatcggTTCAGTgctccaaattatttgttattaaatgttacattaagttaattgttatataatatataaataaaatgctttttatatttaaaaagcgtgggatgtatcgaaccgtgggtcaacaatcgtgatacaaaccgaatcatGAGTTTGTGTAACGTTACAGCTCTACTGGTAACTGGTTCTGGTTGAGGTTAGTACTCTGGTAAGAGGTTCTGGTTGAGGTTAGTACTAGTTCCATTACCTGGTTCTGGTTGAGGTTAGTACTCTGGTAAGTGGTTCTGGTTCAGTTTAGTACTCTGGTACCTGGTTCTGGTTGAGGTTAGTACTAGTTCCATTACCTGGTTCTGGTTGAGGTTAGTACTCTGGTAAGAGGTTCTGGGTTAGTTTAGTACTCTGGTAGCAGGGTCTGGTTGAGGTTAGTCCTAGTTCCAGTACCTGGTTCTGGTTGAGGTtagtactctggtaccaggttcTGGTTGAGGTTATTCCTAGTTCCAGTACCTGGTTCTGGTTGAGGTTAGTACACTGGTACCAGGTTCCGGTTGAGGTTAGTCCTAGTTCCAGTACCTGGTTCTGGTTGAGGTTGATCTCGATGGCCTGCAGGGTGGAGACCTCCACGGGGACCACCCGGATGTGGTTCTTGGAGAGGTCCAGCAGGTCCAACATGCGCAGGGTCCCCAGGCCGGGTGGGAACTCTCGGATCTGGTTCCCGGACAGGTTGAGGGTGCGCAGGGCCCGGAGCTGGCCCAGGGAGGACGGGAGGCCTGTGATCTGGTTCCCGCTCACACTCAGGGTCTCCAGCTTCCTCAACTTGCTGAGCTCACCTGGCAGGCTGGCTGGGGACAGGGCAGTAGACACCACGCCTACAAGTCAATACCTCTAAACACCAGGTGGCTGCCAAGTCTACGTACAAGTAATCACTGGAAACACATTACAAGTTATTATACATAAAGGTCATAACAGCTCAACACTACTTCTATAGTCTACAAGTTTACAACCCAAAATTATGTTTACACGCTACAAGTTCTAACTTATACAAGGTCTAATGTGCAGGTAGTTCTAACCTGTACAAGGTCTAATGTGTAAGTAACGGTAGTTCTAACTTGTACAAGGTCCAATGTGTAGTTTGTTCTAACTTGTAGACAATCTAATGTGTAGTTTGGTCTAACTTGTAGACAGTCTAATGTGTAGTTTGTTCTAACTTGTAGACAGTCTAATGTGTAGTTTGTTCTAACTTGTAGACAGTCTAATGTGTAGTTTGTTCTAACTTGTAGACAGTCTAATGTGTAGTTTGTTCTAACTTGTAGACAGTCTAATATATAGTTTGTTCTAACTTGTAGATAGTCCTAAGTTGTAGTTCTCTTATGTGTAGGCAGTCTTAACTTGAGGATTGCTAATGTGTAGGTAGTCCTATCTTGTAGAAGGTCTAATGAGTAGGCAGTCCTACATTTTGGAAGGTCTAATGTGTAGTTTGTTCTAACTTGTAGACGGTCTTACTGAGTTTGTTGGAGTTGAGCGTGAGACTCTTCATCTGGAGGAAGTTCCCGATGGAGGCCGGGAGCACCTCGATCTTGTTGTGAGAAACATCCACGGTGCGCAGGTTAGCCGTCAGCCGCTGTAGCTCCTCAGGAAACTGGAACACATCTCGTACTTTAGGGATCCATCGACTTCACCAGAGAGAACCAACAACTAGAATTGACTTTGAAAAATCCATGAATGTACCTTAGGAAAGGTGACATTGTTCTGTGTTTATTCAGTCGTAGTATGATCAAAAATGTACCTCATTGCAATTTCGTTAAAATATTTTACATATATACGGTATGTGACTAGTACAACCATGATTATATAAGTGTCTATccacaaatatacatatttattaggGGCCCCTATCAACATCTACCGCTATTAAGGAGACTGTTGCTTCTGCTGACTGTAATACTGTTTCTGCACAGTCCTGTAAGCCGTCCTCACTTCCCCGGAcatcctgtatgtgtgtatgggacTAATAAAGTTCTAGAATCTTAAAATCTATTATTGTTTAATGTTTTGGTCAATATGAACATGCAATGCCAATGCAGCAAGTTGAATAAGCAGAGGATCCTGTATTTAATAGTACGATTTTGCAGATTTTCTCTCTTATGTTGtgtcatgttttactttttgtgctgagagagagagagagagagagagagagagagagagagagagagagagagagagagagagagagagagagagagagagagagagagagagagagagagagagagagagagagagaaccttaCCTCTTGCAGTCCTTTCCCGGTCAGCTGGAAGACCCCGGTCTTCTGGGATGTCTCCAGGTGGGCCTTGATCGCGCTGTTGCCCATCACGCTCACTGGTCCCTACACCTTCCACGACCCACCTGTCAGCCTAACCTGTCACCCTGAGCCGTCGCTCTGTGGGACGTGTCGAGCTTCACTTTACTTGAGCTCCAGACGCACCAGGGATGACAAATCCTAACAGAGTAGCGGATGATTCCCCTCCTCTGATCCTGTGAGATAAACAGACGAGTAGCGCATGAGGGCGTAGtcacctcaacaacaacaacaacaacaacaacaacagtcctAACATTAGGAAGCCTGTCTCAACGTCCCCACACCTTATGACATGGAACCTAGGAGGGGATACTACGAGACAACTTTGTGAATAACATGTCACCGCGCAGTGAATGGTTAACGGTAGTGCCCAGCCCTGCTAGAAACTAACCTCACACAGGAAGCCCTTCCGAGGGTCCGAGGTTCATGCAGGACCCCTCAGACCTCCGCCGTACGTAGTTGGAACAATACAGAAGCAGCTAGAACGTTTATCTTACTCTTAAAGCGATTAAAAGAGAAAAGCAGGAGAGCTTTGGGTTAACGTCCACTCGaccgtgtgtgcgcatgcgccaTACGACCTGCATCGAAAGCAGGAAGTGACGCGGTATCCCTACCGGAAGTGACGAAGAGAAAACAACAGCGAAAGCTCAAATAAAATAGCGGGTGTACACTTTTATTATTGAACTTCAAAATAATAAATCCTCGCACTTTAAGTGACACGGCCTTAGTGGTTAAGCGTGGATGATCGATGATTGATGATCGGAGGATATTGATGATCCTCGGCTGACCTCGCGCCAGCTGCTGTGCTTCAGTTCCTCGGGTTCCGTTGTCTGGAGGgtctggggttagggttaacccagcTGATGGATCCATGGGAGCGGAGCCCGTTCTCCATCACCCCGGCAGGAAGCTTCCTGTCCAGCTGCGTGGCGAAGGGGATCTGGACACAGGTCAGATGACGAGGACATCCACCTCTAACCTAGTACCTTAACTAATCATCTCTAATTTAATACCTttactaaccatctctaacctattACCTTAAATAACCATCTCTAAACTAGTACCTTGAAAAACCATCTCTAACATAGTACCTGGCTTAACTAACCATTTCTAACCTAAActtaactaaccatctctaatgTAAAcacctctaacctaatacctttACTAACCATCTCTGAGAACTACCACCCTACTGTTACCTCCTCTAACTTAATACCTTTACAAACCTAGTATCTAATTAACCACCTCTAACCTAATATCTAATAacaatttaatatatatatatatatatatatataatcttaaTATTATGAATGCATGGGTTTGTCTCTATAAGTAGACGGC encodes the following:
- the lrrc57 gene encoding leucine-rich repeat-containing protein 57; translated protein: MGNSAIKAHLETSQKTGVFQLTGKGLQEFPEELQRLTANLRTVDVSHNKIEVLPASIGNFLQMKSLTLNSNKLTSLPGELSKLRKLETLSVSGNQITGLPSSLGQLRALRTLNLSGNQIREFPPGLGTLRMLDLLDLSKNHIRVVPVEVSTLQAIEINLNQNQISEVSAEVGRSPRLKVLRLEENCLELSSIPVAILSQSQVSLLSLEGNLFQVKRMRELEGYEQYMERFTATKKKFS